The window CACTACAACACACACCATTCCGGTATGTATCTGTCACTACTCATTCATTGGTATGATAGTGTTTAGAAGTCCATATTGATCTGGTGCATGGTTTCACTGGTTACAGTTTGTGGACGGAGAACCTGTTTATAAAGGATCCTGCAGAACTAACATTGGTGGATATCATGTCACTGATTATTTAAAGCAGCTTCTGTCACTCAAGTACCCTTTTCATTCGTGAGTTGCTTCCACTGGATCTCTATCTAATCTCTATGTAGTTCCCCACGTTTcaagatttttgatattttgttgtcTCCATCTTCAATTTCACTAAAGGTCTATATTTACATGGGAGAAGGCAGAAGAGTTGAAACTGGAACATTGTTATATTGCTCCTGATTACGTTTCTGAAGCTCGGAAATTCCAGGTAATTTGACTATTAGGTAGCTTCTGACACTTCTAGTAAGCTAAAGCCACATGATCTTCATTGATCAGGAAGGAACAAAGGAAGCTGAAGAGAAAACAAGGTACTGGCAGCTTCCATGGATACCTCCTCCCGTCGAAGTCCCTCCATCAGAAGAAGAGATTGCTAGGAAGGCAGCTATAAGAGAGAAACAAGGACAAAGGCTGCGAGAAATGGCCGAAGCCAAGAGATCTTCCAAGATAAACGAAATGGAAAACGAACTGCACAGCTTGCATTTCCTCGTTAAGCAGCTTGACCAGGTTGAAGAGGATGACATTCCATCTTTTTTGTCAGACACGGGTTATGCGTCCAGGCAAGAGCTGGAGTCTACTGTTTCGAAGGTGACGCAGGCGCTTCGAAAAGCAAGGGGTGAGCCGAAGGATGAAACTGATGAGTTCGAAGAGAACACTGATTCTAACGAAAAGTATCCTCTTATAAACGTCCCGGACAATATGCTTACACCTGAGCAGGTTTGTCTCCATAATAATGTGAATTAACGCATATGATATTACCTGGTTTTAATCATTTGTTGATTGCAGATTAAAGACAAGAAGAAACAGCTGTTTCTTAAAACAACAACAGAGGGAAGGCTACGAGCTAGACAAAAGCGGAATGAGGAGGAActggagaaagagagaagaaatcAATTAGAGGAGGAGAGACGTCGGTAATGTATCCAATCCAACTCAATCGTTTAAAAAATGAGACATCACTTTATCATGTTGTCAgcttcttcttgttgttgtagTGAGAATCCAGAGTTCTATTTAGAGGAGATGCGAGCTCAGTACAAGGAAGTGTTGGAGAGAGTCGAGCAAAAGAAACGGCTGAAAACAAACGGATCAAACACAAACGGGAATCAAAAATCTGGAAACGTTGGACGAGGGGAACGACTAAGCGCTGCAAAGAGAGAAAGAATGCGTCTGCTAACGACAGCAGCCTTCGATAGAGGCAAAGGAGAGGATACGTTTGGTGCTAAAGACGAAGATTGGCAGCTCTACAAGCTTATGAGCAAGGATCATGACGAAGACGACGAACGACCTGACTCAGACGAGGCTGAGCTGGCTCGTTTATCATCCAGGCTCCAGGAGATAGACCCAACGTTTGAGCTGAAAGCAGAAGGAGAGCCGGGTCAGGCATCAGGGGAAGCGCCACGTGTTCGTCCACTAACTGAGGAAGACTACAAGATTGTGATCGGTGTGGAAAGATTCAGGTGTCCTGAGATCTTGTTCCACCCTAACCTCGTTGGGATTGACCAAGTGGGGGTAGACGAGATGGTCGGTGCATCTATCAGAAGGCTACCACACGATGATGATAAAGAGTTAGAGGAGAAGCTAACGAGCTCGATACTGATGACCGGTGGGTGCAGCCTCGTACAGGGGATGAAAGAACGGTTGGAGTGCGGGATAAGGATGATAAGACCGTGTGGCTCAACCATAAATGTGGTTCAAGCTAAGGATCCAGTGCTGGACGCATGGCGTGGAGCATCTGCGTTTGCTGCTGATTTGAACTTCTTGGGGAATGCGTTTACCAAGAAGGATTACTACGAGAAAGGTGAAGAGTGGCTTCGAAGTTACCAGATTCAATACAACACTTTGTGATTCACCCTCTCCTGTTGTGGACTTATCTATTGATTAGCTTTTTAGTTCTATGTATTGTTATTTGCATAACTCAGTGAAGGACAATTCaccaaatattttctttttaggtTCGATATGAGTATGGTTTAGGTTcggttgttttttctttttcggtAGTTTAGGTTCGGTTGTTAGCTTGACTCGGTTCTGGTAGTTTTGGTTTGTGGTTAGTTTGGTTATTAATTGAactaaaaatttagatttagtATTCGGTTAGTTTGGTTTATGAAAATCCTATcgaatttaattaattttttttttgtttttgttagatTTTGGCTTATGGACATCCTTCTTATTTGGTTATCATAATTCTAAATAATTGTTAATTCAGTTAATTGGATTTAGAATTTGATTAGACTACTGAACCGAATTGATAACCGGTTTTTAAAGAAGAATCGAATCGAACCGATGAATCTGAACCGAAACCAAGTGTAAAACCTCTCCGAATCCGAACCCTAGCCCTCCTCTCATTTCGCACCTTCCAGCGAGATGTCCAGCCTCAGAAGAGCCCTCCTCGTCGCCGGCAAAACGAAGCTCAACCTCCAGAACTGCCACTTCATCACCGGGATCAACTACAACGGCCTCACCGTCAAGCAGCTCCAAGAGCTCCGCGGGATCCTCCGCGAAAACAGCAACACGAAGCTCCTCGTGGCCAAGAACACTCTCGTCTTCAAGGCCCTGGAAGGGACCAAATGGGAGTCTCTGAAGCCGTGTATGAAAGGCATGAACGCCTGGATCTTCGTTCAGACCGAAGATATCCCCGCGGCTTTGAAGGCGTTCGTCAGTTtccagaaggagaagaagctcTTCGATAATAACTTGGGAGGTGCCGTGTTCGAGGAGAAGCTGTACGCTCCTCAGGATTATAAGGTTATTGAAACGATGCCGTCTCGGGAAGATGTGTATGGGATGATGTTTGGGGGTTTGCATTGGCCCGGGTTGGATCTCGTCAATACGTTGGAGGCGCCTGCTGTATCGGAGAATGAGAGTGCTGCTGCTTAGAGGATGAAAAGGAATCCTCTTTTGTGTTTTTTCTTCTGGATTAaagattgtattttttttttgtcaaaataaaaatttgaacttTAGTTTCAGACCAGTGGCTTCTGGTTTTGTTATAATTGGATTGAGATTTCTTGTCGTATACTGTTGTTCGTTTGAAGGGAATTGTGATGGAATGGTTTAATAATAGTTAAGATGCTATAGTAGACTTGAGATATCCTCTTCTGCGGCTAGTTGAATGACTAAAACTGCAACATGTTTCAGGTAAACTATTCTTGAACCATTGCGTCACTAACTTGACTTCCTTGCaaacttgttttgttttgaaaagtGTTTTTGTATACCTTGAAGCTACTAGCTACTGTTACAGTGATTTTCACTGCCATGTCTTTGTCTGCATGTTCTTAAGGTTGATACTTAATGTACACAGTCTACTACGATGGTTGTTTTGCCACCAATGGCTACTTTTATAGTGATTTCACTTCCATGGCTTTGTCTGAAAGTTCTTAGggttaatatttaatgtacacAATCTTATTCAATGGTTGTTTTGGCACTAATTGAGAGCAGTAGTGACTTGTTGAAATGAGAATTGCCCTTCTAACCAAGCCTTGCAtcattttgtattgttttttattATACGATGAAGCAGTACGCTATTTATCCATTCATCTCTGTGACTTACCCAGTTACCCTGCGATTGCTCCTCTTTCAATCTAAGTTAGATAGATAGTAGTGGCTATGTAGAGAACGTCCGCAGCTCCTAACCTTGGTACAAATATAGCATCAGGCACAAGATATGATTGGAATCATCAACAATACAAATGATTTTCCAACCAGAGAATGAAATCTTACTTATATATACATGAGGCTATTCTCTTTCTGAATACATTTGTTAACTGAAATTTGGAATATAACGAGTTGAGCAGTCTTTACAACGTTGTGTGACAATTGTGTTTGCCTATTGATGTTCAGGCTTTTATACACAAAATCATCTAGTCTATAGCTCTCTTCACCAAATATATTTACATGATTATTATACCTTCATGCATCATCATCTTAAATTGCAAAAATAGGATCAACTTCGGAGTTGGAGTAATCTGAATGATGCCACGAGTTGGAACCGCTCCTACGCGCACTCTTGACCTTCTTCCTCATCGACCTCGTCCTCTTCGACTTCACCACGTAGTAAGTCATGGTCCCAAGAACACCAGCCATTATCACACCACCAACAACCGTCACAAGCTCGGCCGCCCACTGGTTCTTTCTCCCAACCACAATGTACGAGGACGCAAGAAACGCCACAGACGTACACATCGATGCCAACCACATCAGTTTGTTGATCACTTCCACTACCCTCTTCTCAGCTTTCGTCTCTCCTCTCACCAACGTGATCTGGACCACCACGACGGCCAGAGAAGTGAACAAGGCGATCGcgttgaagatgaagaagatcttGAACGATGCTCTCCCCACCACCACAGCTGATCCATCGTTGTTGTCTCCTCCAGGCACTGTGAATATAGCAGCAAAAGCTACAGTTGCGAACAGCACAGCCACAACGGTTACAGAATTGGTTGCGTTGTTGATCCCTTCTCTGTGGAGTTTCCTGAGCTCTTTGGAAATGTTGTGCACGTTCTTGTTCGTCCTTTTGGTCTGTTCGAGCTGGATATGAACATCGTTCTTGATTTGTGTGACAGTGCTTCTCAGCTCGTCTCTTGGCTGGTTAAGCTCGTTCGCTCTGAGAGCCCCACGGCGAGCAAGACATTCTTTTATGTATGAAGATTCTTCTGAGAGTGGAAGCCCCTCTGCAATGTCGAGCGCTGTCTTGCGTTCTCGGGTTAAAGCATTGGCGTTGGTGTCAGGCAGTGACAACAACAGTTCTACAATCTGCAAGAACATACCAATATGTGAACACCCAAATTAAAGACATCGAGATGAATCAAACCCTCGAGGGGATACATTAGCCTTAGGCATTTGGTTCTCGGTTCGGttcttttggttatttggttatAGAGGTTTAGGATCTATTAGAGTATTAAAAAAACAGCTCGGTTTCGGTTCAgttatttttgttttcggtGCGGATAACAAAGCTAGGAAACAACTAATATCGGAGGTAATATCGGTTCCGGTTCAGTTATTTAAAATTCAGGTTTTCCGGATTAATATCAGAACTTTTTAGTTTTCAGATAAAAATTTGGATAATatggataattttaaatattttggagaAAAGTATTAagttaattcatttattttggtatttcggcttataaataatactttaaaattatttgatacaTACCTCTGCTCGTTTCTTCCTGGTGGCAACATGCAACGCCGTGTTACAAGACTTGTCAGGGAGCATAACAATGGCAGGATCTGCATCAAGCAGGAGTTTCACCACTTCAGAGCTCTGTCCTTTTACAGCCATGTGAAGAGCAGTTTGTCCTTTCTTATCAACACGTCTCGCTAGGTGAGCATCCTTGGCGAGCAGAGCTTTGATGACCTCCACATGTCCTTGTCTTGCAGCTAAATGCAGTGCATTTTTATGGTTAGACCGAGAAATATCTAGCAGATTCCCAGCTTTGGATAAGAGCTGGTTCACAACTTCTGTATGGCCTCTCATAGCTGCCGACACAAGCGGAGTTGCATTCGATGGCCCAAATGTATGGCTAAGCGTCGCATCATGATCTAGCAAGACCTCAACAATAGCTGCAAGAAACAACAGGTTCGGttagtttggtttttggttagttcggCTCAACCTAAATCTTACCGAATTAACCCGAAATAAAGTTTggttcggtatttggttagttcaattttcgaaaattctaCTGAAGTTTAATTTCgattagattttggttttattttggataaatttggtttgtttcggttatttcggttACTCATTCGgaatttggttagtttggttaaAAATCCCAGCCTAGTTTTTATAATTCACATATTCATAACAAATAGCAGATCCAAGAGATAAGGAGAGGAGCTTTACCATGATGACCTTGAATGGCAGCAATATGAAGAGGATCATAACCAGAACGATTCTTCTTAGCAATACTCTCTCTACTCGAATACTTCAACAGCTCTTTAACAACATCAAGATGACCTTTATCAGCAGCAGTGAAGAGCGCAGTCTCGCCTAACTCATTCACTTCATTCACAATCGAAGCCCTAATCTCAGCAACTTCAGCGTCAAACTCTTCCCCACTCAGAGTCCCTTCCATCTGAGAGTTAATGTCCTTGAGAATCTGCTGCACAGCTGCTAAATCGCCGCGCTGAGCAGCTAAGTGAAGCTCAGTGTCGTTGTGACGGCCCGTGACTTGCTTGACATACTTCTTCTTGCCAGCTTGATCCATTCTTTTGCCTGAGTTAGACAGAACCAAAGCTGGTGCAGTTGCTGTTGCGGACGGTGAAGGTGTTGGTGAAGGATCTTGATTCTCACTTGACTGTAGAGTCATTCCACCTTTCTCCATATCTATGTCTCCTGAAGAATTCAATAAAAGAAAACTTCAATAGATCTGGAATATATACACATCTATGTAACATAAATGATTAATCATTTtggatttaaataaatttaagacAATAGTTCATAAGTGAAGAAGCATGTGGGTGGTTCAGTGATTAACAGACAAGACTCGGGACCATGAAGATCAGCATGTCTGAAAACGGTTGAATTATTCTTTTCCGACAATCACGCAAATAATCAATCAAACTGCCAAACTTCGAAGAGAATAATATTCAAGGCTgccttaaaactaagttttccagctcaaaacaaaataaagtagAGATATTTTACAATAAATTAAGATTCAAGATCGTGTGAAAAAAGACTGCTGAAAATTCTAGGAAGATGCGTGTTTGTGTTACCATCTAGAACGGACGAGGCGGCCATGAGTGAAGCTCGAAGCTACGAAGGatagaagaaagaaagatgttTGGTGTGTTTGTTTTTGAGATGTAATTGAggaaagatagagagagagagaatgaaggagatGGGAAAGTGAGAAGTTAGATGGAAAAGGAAGACTCATAGCCATGTGGTCAAATCCATTAGAATATTtgcttcttttctctttttatttaattaaaaactaatctcaagctttttatgttttatgattTTGCCCTTTATTAAGTTAAGTGTTCGCAAACTTTCCACGTACTTTAGTGTAGGACTTACAAAGTTGTTCTGTCAACTtgtacattcttttttttttgtgcaactccAACTTGTGTCTTGTAATAATTGTCATATTACTCCAATAAGCTCCATTGTATTcctatatttttctaaaataaaagaatccAATAGGCAATAatactaaataatatatttactctaaaaaaatataaataatataacgattttgaaaataaaaatgctattagtttctttatataataaaaataaaggtTGGAAGTTGAAAATGCTCTTGCTAGTAGCCCACTGATAAAGTCACACTTACAGTTTAGATGATTAGTTTAAACTTGGCTTTTGAATCTTTTGATGACATACAATATTTTAGTAAGTTACAGACTGTAACGATTGAAATATACTTTCCTATCTTTAGTataagggtttttagtaattaaacccctcaactaaagatgaatcgtaaaaaaaaacctcaactaaaaatccagtgaaataaaccctcaactttggttccgttaacatatgttaccctccgtctaaaaaaccgtgacggagggtaacaaatgttaacggtttataagtttagggtttatttcactggatttttagttgagggttttttttacgattcatctttagttgaggggttttatcactaaaagtcattaaatattattaaattatttattatcatttatacattgttttaagatttataagcctttaaaactaatttataaattttaatacattaatatatttgtatattaatttatatatcttaaattaataatttttaaaactacttacaacttattataactttgaaatattaaattatttgatatttggcaatagtgatataaaaaaatttgtgtgtttatatcgtcattgtcaaatatgaaataatttatagtttctaagttatatttttttttttttttttgaaagaattttaaatttattcatctcaaaaaaaacttttgtacaGAAAAACTGTAAACTTttctatgaaaatatataaaaaaatttctttactACTCTGTTCTAAATTCTCCCCATCCAAACTTCCATagtcttctcatacttcctccAATTCTTCTTTCTCAAAGATGTAATTCTGTTTCTCACCAATTTCTCCAACCTTGCTATCAAACAAGAAATTGGCTGCGACTTCTCTTCTGCTCTTCTTATATTTCTCTCCTGCCAAAGTGCATAAACAACCGCCTGAAAACAATATCTAAACAGGAACTTAACACATCTCTCCCAAGTCCCATTCACCACCAATCTAACCACTTGATCCCATTGGTAAATAACTCCACTACCCCCAAGATTTCCCACAGTCACTCTCCAAACTTCCTTTGAGTATGCACACTCAAAGAAAATGTGATCTCTGGTTTCCATCTCTCTTTTGCAGAGCCAACAAATAGATATTGCTTGAGGGTTCCATCTTAAAACCCTTTCTCCTGTTGCTAATCTATTTTGAATAGCAATCCACGCAAGAAAAGCAAACTTCGGAGTTGCTTCAGGGAACCATATCCCTGTACTCCAAGAAACTTTAGGCGCATGAGCTCTTATAAGATTCCATGTTTGAGACGTACTAAAACCTGTCCTGAAATCTCCACTTTCCCTTTTCCATAGACAGTCATCCTCCAACATGTTAAGTCCTCTGTTTTTTAACTTCATAATTTCTTGTTCTATTAGCCGATACACAGGGGTTCGCTGTCTTCTAGCTCTGTAAATCTGTATTGCTCTTTCAACTGTTGCATTTAACGGAATGCCCAGCGCCATACACCCTCCATCTCCTGTTACTTCAATCAGCTTTCCCAATGGCGACCAATCTTCCAACCAGAAAGAAGTATTCGAGCCACTATTAATCTCCTTTTTTGTTAGCTGCTGAGCCACCGGTCTTAACTTCAACAGCTTCTTCCACATCCATGATCCCAAAGAACTATTCTCCTTAACACTCCAAAAAGAACCCTGCCGTATGAGATACTTCCATATCCACTGAACCCATAAGGAGTTTTTCTCAGCTAATAATCTCCAAATGAGCTTTAGACAAGAGACTCTATTAGCTTCATACAAGTTTCTCAGTCCTAATCCTCCTTCATCCTTAGGCATGCACACGTCTGACCAAGCTATCTTAGCTTTCCTTGTAGACAAAACTGGACCAGACCATAGAAAAGCCGCGCATAAGCTCTGTATCTCTTGAACACACGAGTTTGGCAATCTATATGCTGACATCCAGAAGTTTATTATACTATATAAGACTGAGCCAATGAGCTGAAGTCTGCCCGCAAACGTAAGATGTCTCGCTGTCCACGAGGAGATACGAGCCCTTATTCTTGAAATGAGAGGACTATAGTCTTGAGCATTCATTTTCTTAGTCAGAAGAGGAAGTCCAAGATATCTTACCGGGAGAGATCCAGCTTCAAAAGGGAATTGTTCCAGTATTGCTGCACTATCTTCTTCTCTAACCCCAGCTAGATACAACGTAGATTTTTCAAGACTGATGTTAAGTCCAGATATCCTTGCAAACTGCTTAAAAACTGCTAAAATGCCTTCAATGGATCGCTGCTTCCCATCTGAAAACACTAGCACATCATCCGCAAAACATATATGGGTTAACTTCAACTCTTTACAATAAGGGTGGTATCCAATCTTCTTCTCCACTGCTGCTTTATCGAGCAGCTTAGTCAAAACCTGCATGCATATTACAAACAGGTAGGGTGACAGGGAGCAACCCTGATGCAGTCCCCTCTTACTGTTGAAATAGCCCGcttttctaagttatattaagtattaagtagtgtcgagataattcatccatgaagtcaatctttctatttagagtatgacgcaatcctattttcatgatttctgtCATCCGATTCATACTTCTCCCCCtccaaaataatgcatgattatttttattctcattgatttctgaataactacattatatttttattttcttgatcaataatatatttgaaacataaagtaatacaataaatcaagaacaatataggAAAATAGAAAAGTATGAGCCTGATGacgaaaataatgaaaataagaaaaagtacgtcatactccaaatagaaagattgacttcatggatgaattatcctcaacactacttaagacttaatataacttagaaactttcaattatttgatatttgaaaatgacgatataaacacacaatttttttttatatcactattgccaaatatcaaataatttaatattttgaagttataataaattgtaaatcgtgttgaaaattattaatttaagatgtataaattaattttataatagattaatatattaaaaatataaattagttttaaaggcttacaaatcaatctaaaacaatgtataaatggataataaataacttaaaaaccctttaatgacttttagtgataaaacccctcaactatttttgaatcgtaaaaaaaaccctcaactaagttttcaacattataaaccctcaacttataaaccgttaacatatgtcaccctccgtcacggttttttagacggagggtaatatatgttaacggaactaaaattgagggtttatttcacaggatttttagttgagggttttttttacgattcatctttagttgagtagtttaattattaaaaacccATCCTACTCCGACAGCATCTCTGCACCTACTGCAATGTCAAGAAATTCAGGCAGTTTCAGAAACGGTTTTCAATAGTTCTCAAAACCCATTGATTAGgttttttaatgttaatttcgACTTTTTGTGTTCTTTAGGATTACAAGTAAAATTTTTTTACGAATTTCTTCTTAGTCACCTTTATCTTTCGTTATGATTTAGTTATGTAGTATCTCTCTGattgtaatttaattttattggtCGTTTAATTTTAATACAAGCATTTGTTGtaaacaaaaaagttttttgTTGTAAGTGGATGTGATTCACCAATCACCAGTTGTAAGTTGTAACCTATTAAACTTTCCAGGAAATTGAGTACCACTCACTAAAAATGTAAgcacttataaataaataaacaaataaaaaaaatttccttaTCCAAAAGGCAAAGGAGGAGAGTGagtgtgtgtgagagagagagagagagagagagggaaggaGACACGAAGctctctgaaaaaaaaacacacaaaaatggcGATAACTCCTCTACGAATCACGACCCCATTCCCATCACTACCCTTTCTCGCAACCGCAAAGCCACACGCTTCAAAGCTCTTCACGGTCCGCGCCACCGACGTCGAATCAACGGAAGAGACTCCTCAACCCGACTCAGACACCGAAGACTTCGAGTCACGTCTCTCGAACATCCGTCTCAGATACCGAAGCGGAACGGGGAAGAAAGCAGAGGTTAGAAAGTCTAAGAAAGGCTCAGCAGGGCCACCGTCGAAAAGCTCGGGGCTTTACTTGCCGCCGGTGAGTTTAAAGGAGCCGGTTTCGGGCGGGTTGAAAGTGGAGTTGGGGTTTACTCCTTACACGGAGCGGCTCAACGGGAGGATGGCGGGGTTGGGGCTCGCGGCTTTGCTTCTGGTGGAGCTGGCGACGGGGAAGAGCTTGTTGAGTTACCACACGCCTTCTGTGGTGTGGCTTCAGATCTATTTCATGGCGGCTGTTTCGGCTATGTTTGTTAAGATTGAGAAGGAGAAGGTTAGTGTCTGGCCTAAGGATTAAAATGGTCTATGTGAAAAATGTTGCTTTGTGTGCTTTTGTAATGTATACTCTATAGAATTGAACAGTTTAAAGGATCTCAATCTGGAGTGAGTTTGTTGTTGTTCTAAGTAAATTCAAatgcaagtttttttttattttaattttattgattaTTTGGACTTTGAAAGACGAGTTGAATCGAAGTGGTGTTTGTTTGTTCTCTTGCTTCGGATTCGATTGAACTTGAGATGAGAGGAGATGGATGTGATCCATATTCAAAGTTGGTAGTCCTCAAGTTTAGTTGTGCCGCTAAAAAGAGTCAAGGTCAACTGCGAAATGTAGTAATCCTAAACATTTCGTTAGGTGTGTTTTAGTTGGCTACTCTTCCAAGCGAacattacaaaattttaaagacTTTCTTCAGTACTTTGATGTTAACACATCGACGGCTTTGAAACCGCCACAAAATGGTCAGCGCAAGTTCATGACTCATTTGCTTCTTatgttaaaattttgataactGTTAAGCGCTCCCTCTTTCTTTTGAAATTGGGCTATATGAGGCCTTTACTGAgttgtctttgtttttcttgCACTTGacgtgatgatgatgataacacACAGAACAAGGATTGAAAATAACCGTGCCCAAGAATGAGTGGAAGCAGTAAAAATCAGACGATGGCATTGCtttttaaaaccttttagtAGAGGCGTAAGTTTCAGCGTGGAAACATTCATTGCAAgaagtttatgtattttttttggagTTCATGCTGGTTATAGTTTGAATAAATGCTTCTGAATTATTAAAACATGTACTCTTTCTCATATCAAGTTTTAAGCCATTAAAGCATTGTTGTCACACACtactaaagtaaaaaaaaactcactgcAGGAAGTTAAAAGAACCAGATTCTTTAGAGACAGATCAAAACTGAAGTTTGCAAACAGATAAGTCAgctatatatacacacaaataTACACATGCAGTAACAAAAGATTCCATATAAGAAGATGTAGAGACGAGAATGGTTGATCTTGATCCAACAAACAGAAGCTACTGTACTCTTTCTGATAGAGGAAAGTTGCTTATGTTGGAATCCATCTTGTTGTATGTGAGGTTTGCGACGGCTCTATCGATTGAGTTTGTTCCTGATTCAATCTCTTCCTCTCTACTCATCCTGCAATCAAATAACTGCCACTCTGATCAGTTCtctatcctatgaacacagatATTATCTCATTCCATCTGTGgattagaaaaagaagaagaagacatgatgCTATACCTGGTACTATCACCATAAGCATATCTGGATGCTGGCATATAGAACTCTTCTGTGTTGGTGCTGACTGAATCAAACTTCTCCTGTGAGTTT is drawn from Brassica rapa cultivar Chiifu-401-42 chromosome A05, CAAS_Brap_v3.01, whole genome shotgun sequence and contains these coding sequences:
- the LOC103870255 gene encoding ankyrin repeat-containing protein ITN1; protein product: MAASSVLDGDIDMEKGGMTLQSSENQDPSPTPSPSATATAPALVLSNSGKRMDQAGKKKYVKQVTGRHNDTELHLAAQRGDLAAVQQILKDINSQMEGTLSGEEFDAEVAEIRASIVNEVNELGETALFTAADKGHLDVVKELLKYSSRESIAKKNRSGYDPLHIAAIQGHHAIVEVLLDHDATLSHTFGPSNATPLVSAAMRGHTEVVNQLLSKAGNLLDISRSNHKNALHLAARQGHVEVIKALLAKDAHLARRVDKKGQTALHMAVKGQSSEVVKLLLDADPAIVMLPDKSCNTALHVATRKKRAEIVELLLSLPDTNANALTRERKTALDIAEGLPLSEESSYIKECLARRGALRANELNQPRDELRSTVTQIKNDVHIQLEQTKRTNKNVHNISKELRKLHREGINNATNSVTVVAVLFATVAFAAIFTVPGGDNNDGSAVVVGRASFKIFFIFNAIALFTSLAVVVVQITLVRGETKAEKRVVEVINKLMWLASMCTSVAFLASSYIVVGRKNQWAAELVTVVGGVIMAGVLGTMTYYVVKSKRTRSMRKKVKSARRSGSNSWHHSDYSNSEVDPIFAI
- the LOC103870254 gene encoding 50S ribosomal protein L10, chloroplastic; the protein is MSSLRRALLVAGKTKLNLQNCHFITGINYNGLTVKQLQELRGILRENSNTKLLVAKNTLVFKALEGTKWESLKPCMKGMNAWIFVQTEDIPAALKAFVSFQKEKKLFDNNLGGAVFEEKLYAPQDYKVIETMPSREDVYGMMFGGLHWPGLDLVNTLEAPAVSENESAAA
- the LOC103870253 gene encoding actin-related protein 5 gives rise to the protein MPIVSKTRRQTDYNLFPPSVPIVIDNGASYFRIGWAGETEPRVVFRNIVQRPRHKATGETVTIVGDQDPAMMKFFDCTRSGPRSAFDSNVVYQFEIMEYILDFAFDRLGASGSAIDHPILITECVCNPVYSRSKMAELLFETYGVPSVAFGVDAAFSYKYNQRHGKCQKDGIVICPGFTTTHTIPFVDGEPVYKGSCRTNIGGYHVTDYLKQLLSLKYPFHSSIFTWEKAEELKLEHCYIAPDYVSEARKFQEGTKEAEEKTRYWQLPWIPPPVEVPPSEEEIARKAAIREKQGQRLREMAEAKRSSKINEMENELHSLHFLVKQLDQVEEDDIPSFLSDTGYASRQELESTVSKVTQALRKARGEPKDETDEFEENTDSNEKYPLINVPDNMLTPEQIKDKKKQLFLKTTTEGRLRARQKRNEEELEKERRNQLEEERRRENPEFYLEEMRAQYKEVLERVEQKKRLKTNGSNTNGNQKSGNVGRGERLSAAKRERMRLLTTAAFDRGKGEDTFGAKDEDWQLYKLMSKDHDEDDERPDSDEAELARLSSRLQEIDPTFELKAEGEPGQASGEAPRVRPLTEEDYKIVIGVERFRCPEILFHPNLVGIDQVGVDEMVGASIRRLPHDDDKELEEKLTSSILMTGGCSLVQGMKERLECGIRMIRPCGSTINVVQAKDPVLDAWRGASAFAADLNFLGNAFTKKDYYEKGEEWLRSYQIQYNTL
- the LOC103870256 gene encoding uncharacterized protein LOC103870256, yielding MAITPLRITTPFPSLPFLATAKPHASKLFTVRATDVESTEETPQPDSDTEDFESRLSNIRLRYRSGTGKKAEVRKSKKGSAGPPSKSSGLYLPPVSLKEPVSGGLKVELGFTPYTERLNGRMAGLGLAALLLVELATGKSLLSYHTPSVVWLQIYFMAAVSAMFVKIEKEKVSVWPKD